In the Flavisolibacter tropicus genome, one interval contains:
- a CDS encoding YybH family protein, protein MRTLLFLSFVAFYSTVKAQQVAEVINAENSFAGYAKAYNTKDAFLNFCDSNAVVFNQGNAINAKKAFSRLKPSSDKLLWQPAFAGIAASGDLGFSTGPYEKRPSLTDTITYGGAFSTIWRKTEDGQWKFLVDMGVTLGNAPMAVQQVKKASVGKKTSLKEIENVKNLDLQFISAYKENAEKAYTTHLHKEACLNLKNAILLLGESQWSKVINSIPTGLEMAPMEAGISKAGDLAYVYGLVTFEGKKENYLRVWQNTAKGWKIILQTLSW, encoded by the coding sequence ATGAGAACGCTGCTATTTTTATCTTTTGTCGCCTTTTATTCAACGGTAAAGGCTCAGCAGGTTGCTGAAGTAATCAACGCTGAAAACAGCTTTGCCGGCTATGCGAAAGCGTATAATACAAAAGATGCCTTTTTAAACTTTTGCGACAGTAATGCTGTTGTTTTTAATCAAGGAAACGCAATAAATGCAAAAAAGGCTTTTAGCAGGTTAAAACCATCCTCTGACAAATTATTGTGGCAACCAGCATTTGCTGGTATTGCAGCCTCTGGAGATCTGGGCTTTTCCACGGGACCATATGAAAAACGCCCATCTTTAACAGATACTATCACGTATGGTGGTGCCTTTTCTACTATTTGGCGTAAAACAGAAGATGGCCAATGGAAGTTTTTGGTGGACATGGGCGTGACGTTGGGAAATGCGCCCATGGCGGTCCAGCAAGTAAAAAAGGCATCTGTAGGTAAAAAAACCAGCCTTAAAGAAATAGAAAATGTTAAAAACCTAGACCTTCAGTTCATTTCCGCATACAAGGAAAACGCTGAAAAAGCATATACCACCCATTTACACAAAGAAGCCTGCCTAAACCTCAAAAATGCCATTTTATTACTAGGGGAAAGCCAGTGGTCTAAAGTAATAAATAGCATTCCTACCGGCTTAGAAATGGCTCCAATGGAAGCTGGCATCTCTAAAGCGGGCGATCTGGCGTATGTATATGGTCTTGTTACATTTGAAGGCAAAAAAGAAAACTATCTCCGTGTCTGGCAAAACACCGCGAAAGGCTGGAAAATCATATTACAAACATTAAGCTGGTAA
- the pafA gene encoding alkaline phosphatase PafA, which produces MKSRLTLLLTIVSLTVFAQPAKINNENKPKLVVGVVVDQMRWDYLYRYSERYGTDGFKRLLREGFSCENTFIPYTPTYTAAGHTCVYTGSVPSFHGIMGNSWYNKALKRNVYCTEDDSVQTVGSTSSAGKMSPKNLWANTITDELRLATNFRNKTIAIALKDRGAILPGGHTANGAYWFDNANGQFISSTFYMNSLPQWVQNFNAKHLPDTYLKQGWKTLYPINTYVQSTEDNKSYENPIPGEDNTFDHNTDAITKNKYESFRSTPYGNTLTFEMAKAAVEAEQLGKSGLTDFLTISFSSTDYIGHAFGPNSIEAEDCYLRFDRELGDFLKYLDSKVGKGNYLLFLTADHGAAHNVEFSKEHKLPAGVLDDADIKKNLDVLLESAFGVKQIIAQVINYQIYLNDEIIASSKLNRAAINQFIIQELLKYPGIAKAFEINQLNDLMLPGPLKMMVANGYNQKLSGEIQFVFKPQWYDSWSTKGTTHGVWSPYDAHIPLLWFGWNIKPGKLNRKVYMTDIAPTVAALLRIQTPNATIGEVIEEVSK; this is translated from the coding sequence ATGAAAAGTCGTTTGACGCTTCTTTTAACTATCGTTTCTCTAACAGTTTTTGCTCAACCTGCTAAGATCAACAATGAAAATAAGCCTAAGCTAGTTGTTGGTGTTGTGGTGGACCAAATGCGATGGGATTATTTATACCGTTATTCAGAGCGGTACGGTACAGATGGTTTTAAGCGCCTCCTTAGAGAGGGCTTTAGTTGTGAAAATACGTTTATACCTTATACGCCTACTTATACGGCTGCCGGCCATACTTGCGTATATACAGGTAGTGTGCCTTCATTTCATGGTATCATGGGTAACTCCTGGTACAATAAAGCGCTTAAGCGTAATGTTTATTGTACAGAAGATGATAGCGTACAAACGGTAGGTAGCACATCTTCTGCCGGAAAGATGTCTCCCAAAAACCTTTGGGCTAATACCATTACAGATGAATTAAGACTAGCGACCAATTTCCGGAATAAGACCATTGCCATCGCTCTAAAAGATAGAGGTGCTATTTTGCCGGGTGGGCATACCGCTAATGGCGCTTACTGGTTTGATAACGCCAATGGGCAGTTTATTAGTAGTACGTTTTATATGAACAGTTTGCCTCAATGGGTACAAAATTTTAATGCTAAGCATTTACCTGATACCTATCTAAAGCAAGGTTGGAAAACGCTTTACCCGATTAATACTTATGTTCAGAGTACGGAAGACAATAAAAGTTATGAAAACCCGATACCTGGGGAAGACAATACTTTTGACCACAATACTGATGCTATAACCAAAAATAAATATGAGAGTTTCCGCAGTACGCCTTATGGTAATACGCTAACCTTTGAAATGGCTAAGGCTGCAGTAGAAGCCGAGCAACTAGGCAAGAGCGGACTTACCGATTTCTTAACGATAAGTTTTTCTTCCACTGACTATATAGGACATGCCTTTGGGCCTAACTCTATTGAAGCAGAAGATTGTTATTTGCGGTTTGACAGAGAGCTGGGCGACTTTTTAAAGTACTTGGATAGCAAAGTTGGAAAAGGTAACTATTTACTGTTCTTGACTGCCGATCATGGTGCTGCCCATAACGTAGAGTTTTCTAAAGAACATAAACTCCCGGCTGGTGTTCTGGATGATGCGGATATCAAAAAGAACCTGGATGTTTTATTAGAATCCGCCTTTGGCGTAAAGCAGATCATTGCACAGGTTATTAACTATCAGATCTACTTAAATGATGAAATAATTGCCTCTTCTAAATTGAATAGAGCGGCAATTAACCAGTTTATCATACAGGAATTATTAAAATATCCTGGAATCGCAAAAGCATTTGAGATTAACCAATTAAATGACTTAATGCTTCCTGGGCCACTAAAAATGATGGTGGCTAACGGCTATAACCAGAAACTGAGTGGCGAAATACAATTTGTATTCAAGCCTCAATGGTATGATAGCTGGTCTACAAAAGGTACTACCCATGGTGTGTGGTCGCCGTATGACGCACACATTCCTTTGTTGTGGTTTGGATGGAATATCAAACCGGGTAAGCTGAATCGGAAAGTGTATATGACAGATATTGCACCTACAGTTGCTGCCTTATTGAGGATTCAAACGCCCAATGCTACAATAGGTGAGGTGATAGAAGAAGTGAGTAAATAA